aaaaaaaaaaaagcttcatcgTGACACCTCGTGTGACGGCGTTGGAAGAGGCAGGTGGAAATGTGAGTCCCGGGTGAGTTTAGTGTCCCTCATACTGACGACTTCCAAGAATGTGCAGAAATACTGAGGAAGagagcattgatttttttttcagagagagggagagagagagagagagagagagagagagagagagatggatgcTGCAGGAAATTATCTGTCTTTTTATCGATTTtatctttcacacacacacacacacacacacacacacacacacacacacacacacacacacagtcccatAATTACGAGTTGAGCTTGCTGAATGATAACAGGAAGCTGTGCAGGAGGACGAGCAGGCCGCCTGAATACCCAACTTTTGAGCAAAGCAGCAGAATGACGACCAGTAGAGAGAAAGAGGCAGCTGGGGAACTCGGTGTGTAAACTTCTACTTAATGGCCTGATCGCTCCAGCTCACACAGTTTGGTCATTCACCATGACCTCGAAATGCAACATCTGACTCTGAAAGGTCTGGTTGGACTTGATATTTATGGATCCTGGACGAATCCATAAAaaaaattttattaaaaaagagcTAAATTGAAATCAAACGGTCAATCACTTAGAAGCTTTATGCTGCAGACTTGAAAACTGTAGGTTTGTTTGAGGCCGTGAACACACCCTGAAGGTCATTACATTGATTCCTGTGTTGACATTtgtgaaaaaatatgaaaacttgCTTTAATGCCTGCTAGTGAAAGAGAAGACTGAGTTGTCAGATGTCACTGACGCCATTTCAAGTTAAACCGCTTCATTTTATCACTTTTGTTTccgaaaagtttcatttttacacATAGACTTTATAAAAACAATGTTCGTTTACACAGAAGCTATAGCACTAAAGACAATGtcgttttcatgttgggccactagtgggtgctgttggctgtttctgtaatgaaaccacatcTGCAGGGAACAATAAgctataaatattaaatattaatataaagTTCCAGGAGAATAACTAGTCGTCTTGCTAATATTGAGTCGccgttgttgttattgtcaatCTGCTGTCATGAGTGCAGAGGAACTGTTTACTACATCCAAGCcttttctaaaagttccaccAATGGGAgattatttcaaaaagttgctttttcaatGATTCTGAGCTGCGTTGTTTTGTAAAACAGACTCACAAAATGTAGCTACAATCCCTGTGATTCTcacaatgctttcatttttttgtctaaaCAGTTTTCTCTTGAGATATATTTGTTTGAGGAGGGTGCAAAATGTTCTGCCATCCGCTCCAAAGCATTTTGgaagtgaggtttttttttttgtttgttttgctaaaACCCAAAAATTCACACACTTTTACAAACGCATTCCTGCTCTATGGAAGATCCTACTGACATGAACATTTCAGGATAATTCCCTGAAAGGATTCTAACACTTACagtgaaatcatttttttcaatttcacctctaaGATCTTGAGAAACGGCATTTCTTCAGCCACAGAcactggatgaaaaactgctgattcactttCATAGCTGCTGGGTGCAGCCggcaaaacaacaaatacacGAACAAACAACTCTGGCAGCAACATATTTATTTAGTTGCACATAtccattgatgtgtgtgtgtgtgtgtgtgtgtgtgtgtgtgtgtgtgtgtgtgtgtgtgtgtgtgtgtgtgtgagcgtgtgtgtgtgtgtgtgtgtgtgtgtgtgtgtgtgtgtgtgtgtgtgtgtgtgtgtgtgtgtgtgtgtgtgtgtgtgtgtgtgtgtggttgggtGGAGAATGTGTTAGACAAAGCTGAAGGAGCCACAAGGAGCCACAACACCCCCGACAGCAAACAACATGGAGCCCAAAGCAGCAGTCTGGTCCACACAATCTGACTCTCAGCACATGACAACACCATTGTGGCACAGGCAGaccgcttgtgtgtgtgtgtgtgtgtgtgtgtgtgtgtgtgtgtgtgtgtgtgcgtgtggggtGGGGTGGTCACTTGGGTTTCCTCCACAGAGTGAAACAAACGAATTGAGGGAGATTCACTTCCCCATCGGGACAGACAGATAATATTGACTCAGTCTGTCACAATACGAGGAGGCAACGCCAAAAAATGTCAGGTCGGACGGTTTCACCGACCGGCCGGAGGCTCTCCAGCTACGTCTGGTCTCTGGTGCTCAGCTCCAAGGTGTGGGATCTAAGAAAACCTAGAGAAAACCTGATGACtggatttcagtttgttttatcTGCGTTAAAAGACACCAGGTTGAGGCGAGCAGCTGCTTTCTGGATGGACAAAGAACAAgctaacaaaacaaaaccccacTTGCTCTCATCACTGCTGCCACTCTTCATTCATATATCGATTTAAATAGATCTCTGGAACCCACAGATGCTGAATCCAAAAGTGTCCTTTCCATCGTCTCGGCGCTCGAAGTGTCCACAATGAGCAGAAGGGAATATTTGATGGGTTTTTAGATGCTGTGGGCGTTTCAGATCCGTCAAAGACTCAACCACACAGTGTGGCGTGTTCAGTCTGGCGTTTGTTCTCCTGCAGGGGAATGACGAAACGCTGGAGACTGAGGGAATTTTATTactcacattttcacttttgcaACAGAGTGACGTACATTTTACCTCTTCTATGCGACAAAGTGGCAGCTGCAAGTCTGCTGGGTTCCTCTTCGTGTAAAAATGAACGTCTGATAAGAGAAAGAAATGGTGAAATGTGTCTGGAAGGTCTTCTTTATTGTTCACAGATACACGTACATGCAGGTTTGtagacagacagaaaaaggtgtgtgtgagtgtgtgtgtgtgtgtgtgtgatcgacTGCAGTGGGCTGAATCAGTGAATCACTGTCAGGGAAGTCGTGTCTCGTCTCCCCCCAGGTGGACTGATGACATCTCACACAGGTaaacaccaacacacagctgactcaggaaggtgtgtgtgtgtgtgtgtgtgtgtgtgtgtgtgtgtgtgtgtgtgtgtgtgtgtgtgagccataAATGCATGTAACCATCAGAACAAGCTAAAGCTGTTCTGTACTGTACCTGCTAAAACTGCGCCCTGACCACTGTGACCTCtcctgagtgagtgtgtgtgtgtgtgtgtgtgtgtgtgtgtgtgtgtgtgtgtgtgtgcgtcttgtCAGGAGTGCGTCAAATGTAGGAGGGCCGACCGCGGTGTTTGCACACGCCGCCTCGGTGCGACCCCGGAGGCTGCCGGCGCCCCTGATTGGCTGCCAGGTACCGGCTCATTAACCGCCTGgcgcagcagcagacacactcTCCATTTGTTTCACAACACCCGAACACAGTCGCACACAGTCGCCAGAGggacaccgcacacacacacacacggctggcCCCGGCCGCGGCTGGCCCCGGCGACCCGGCTGAACTTTGGCTCACCCTCATTGGTTCACTTCACCACAAGACCTCACACCTGGATGCCCATTGGCTGCAGGGCGAGTCTGCGGGGTCGTGACCTCCAGGAGAAGGGATGCAACGCTGACGCCGACGGTCAATGGACCGTTCCTCTCTAAATAGGGCCCCAAATTACCGGCGGTGACCAACACACAGCCTCTCAGTCGCGTCAGTACAGCAGCTTAACCTGCATTCTGCTATCGTCGCGCCGTTTGTTCCTCCTTGTTTTAACATTCATCTTTCTGTCTTGACTTACTTTCCTTTTATAGAGACATTTAGCAACCAATACTGTCATAAAAAGTAataattttagccattttaaatgtgataaaGTTGATAATAACTTTGCAACAATAtcataaaacagtaaaacattgAGTAAAACCATGAATGAGAGCGCTGCAGAGGCTGTATGAACAATGAATGAACATGATGCTGTTTCTCTCTACGAGACCTATCTTTAGGAAGGAAATAGCTCAAAACCTGCAAAACAGACTTTCATTTCAAGAAATGCAGCCCTATCTATGTATCTTCATGTGTTTAGCTGCAGttataacattttaaaactgctGTTGCAGGATCACACAATAACTCAATATTCACACAATCTGTGCTGGCTCCAATATGGGATTATAATATTGGTAAATTATTACGAGTTGAGctttattacattgaaaaagGCCAAACTTATAACATTATTGGTTGTTACACATCGTCCACGTGTTCTCAACTTTATGGGAAGAGATGGGAGAGTTTTTGTACTTTGATTTGGAAATTAAGTAAAAATCTGGGGAACTGAGAGCTtcagtatttcagtttttactgcAATCATGTGAAATTGTGATAAACTGCTCTCAGTAAAAGTGCTTTAGGAATTTTCTCTCCACCACCGAGCGTCTCGGGACGAGAGCGGGAACAGGCTGTCCCGATTATTAGAACATGAGGCGTATTTTCATTCCTGCCACTAAAAATATCATTGTGCTCGCCCAGATGAGTTTTGGGACTTCGATTGGCTCGACTGTGACCTTTTCCTATTGTCTGACTGGTCTGTGGCGTTTGAGCCGCTGAATGGAGTCGAAGTCGTTGTTCTTAGAATAAACTGTGGAGCTCGACATGGAGAAGGTTGTTGAAAAGTTCTTGGAAACAGGCGCCAAGCTGGAGAAATATTTGTGTAATTCTTCACAATGCTCAGTTTTAGCACTCGAATCCTGCAACGAAAGGAATGTAATGTGACTTTTGATAGAActttgatttttcatttttactttgtcAGAgggattgttttgtttgtttgtttgtttgttttttagataTTGCTCATTCCATTTCACCACATATGGATCCACATATTCTGTACGTTTCATTTGAGAAAcatattttctgcttttaatcAGTTTTGTTGGGATTTGCAACAAATCAGCATCCAACCAGTCAAAAAATGCCAATAGTAGTAATAAATGGACTTTAATTATATAAtcaatttcacacacacacacacacacacacacacacacacacacacacacacacacactgcagagggaACAGCTGCCGAGGCGTTGAGCGTCTTGCCAATGACACTTTAGCACATGAACTGGAGGAGAGGTGAGGATGGACCACCGGCTGATCCCTGGAATGGAGACACGCTCACAGATCATGTCTTCAACGGGGATAAAGACTGTGagatgtttacattttgagAAATTTTACGCTCTGAAAATGACGTGCGGATGTTGACGGATAATAATCTTTGTTGAGATGTGAGCGTAAACACTACCCGGTGGAGGCGTGGCCTCCAGTCTAATTTCACGGCGGTATCGTGGTAACAGTCTCCATCTGCAGggggttttcatgtttttcctgtctATTTGTGGGCGTAAGGTTTTGAGGTTCATCGATGTGTTGtagaccctgtttacatgtttcaagagaaaacgcatTATgattttagtttcagaaaagtttcacatttacacgacaacggtctgaaaacgatgtccgtttacactgcagtggcagaaacactgaacacaacgtagtgcttttatttgtttttgtaaaaaattCATAAGTTCACGCTAAAGTTGTCTCGTTGTTGTGGTGACGACTGTTTACTGCAGCATGGAGCGCgtgaacagcagcagcgtttcagaaaagttgtgttttcgggTCTGTTGCCGTGTATCAGGACACGGAGTGACTTCGATCTCCAGGTGAAATGGCTCTTTCTCCcgttgtgtgtttatgtgtctgGAATCGTGCTGAATCATCGCTCTGAAAGAACAGAATCTGCTGACTGCAGGAGCGTCGGGGGGGAAACCCTGCTCCGGATCACATGACGCCTTCTGAGAACGTCTCCGAGACGGGAGTCCAGTCCGCCACCTTGTTGTGAATTTTTACTGTAATTAATCAAAAGTGTCTCGGATCTTATTTTTTGTGTGCTACTTGTGATGTTTGAGCTCTTCCCCCCCTGCCTGGGCCTCCCCCACCCGCTCCCCCTCGTCCATCTTCTGCCCATTCCTGGGCtgacaccccccctccctcccccgtcTCCCTTTCGCCATACGATACGGCCGTGTTGACACGTCCGACGCCGGGTCGCCACGGCGACCGGCCGTTTctgccgcccgccgccggcTCTGCGTGACAGCGCTGGGAGGACGTGCGGCGCCGACCGGCAGGTGAGtccactgcaccacctgcagacgcgcacaaacacactccgCCAACTtcaagatttttattttatattaaaaataacattcaTTACAGTAACAGCTGGACAACCAATAATTATATTCTGCAACAATAATTACACTTGAGAACCAGAGGACTTCATAtcctcctgttttgttttttttttttttaaataagttaaGAAATAAAgttcttttgcttttcttttcccctgGAAATCATTTTCTAAAAGCATTTATACATTACAGTGTTGGCTATAACTGGCTGGCAGCGATCTCTAAAAGCCAGGCCTTTAAGACTTGCTTCGACGTGGATATTCATAGCAGGTTATCTAAGCAGGCATTTAGTTGTTATTCCATTCCGTTTTTGATCTGGCAGTAGTACAAAATGAGCGGGTTATTGATATTTTCCAGTACATTTAGCTACAGTACACGGCAGAGCACTTCTCTAGGTCAGTGTGTGGCTACTCCAGTGTTAGATAATGTTAGGATAACAGTAGGGTTTGGCATCCAGGCCCCAGCTGCACGTTACAGTTTCCAGCTATCATCCCAGTGTAGAAGTTCAGTCCTTCGACCCGAGCTCCACATTCAGAGTCACAGTCAGATTTTCCACAGCGGCCAATCAATGACCGCCTGAGGAGACCCCCAGCCCGGCCGATTTCCTCACAGCTTCAGCCGGACTGTGTGGCTCAAGTCAATCCAATCCAGTGTTTTAGTGTGACGAAGGTCCTCCAGCCCTCGAGGAGTTCATCAGattgcactttcatttaatcCATAAAGCCTGGATCTTCCTTTAGCACCTCTGGACCGGGTGGCGTTTCCTCAGCAGCGCAGTCCGCCGCCTCCAGTCTCAACTGGTCCACACTGGAGAATCAATCCTCGCTCGGTTTGTGCCTCCGTGTCGGTCTGGAGCAACGTTTCAGGCCAAAATGTTTTGGTTAGCTTAATCCACTTCCTGTCGGAGAAAGACACAGGTTCACTGGATTAGTGGCTTCATTTTCAGACTTTATCAACTCgtttcaacatttcaagtgaaaacacaccagttTCACGTTGTAATGTTTACGCGACatgttgaaaacaatgaagtttAAATGTatgaccactagtgggtgctgttgtgaAAAATCCCCTCTTTCTGCAGGTCTAAATTCACTGTGTCCACACAACAAAGCTTTATTCTTTCTAACATTTTTAAGCTGATAAATCGTTACTCTACTCAGAAAAGCCCTGAAATACAGTTGGAATCAGTCGAAATCTGCAAATTAGTCTGaaattaatttagtttttaGGCTGATTATTTCCTGAGATGAATTCCAGATGGTTCAGATCATGAAACAACTATCACATAAGATAACTGCAGATTGCTAATGAACTCATTCAGTTACCAAACTTTTACAGTTCAGATTAATCAGTAAAGTACAGCGAGTTTCACTGATGAATCTGAACTTCAGCCTCAGACGAGGAgcggctctgctcctctctctcacctcgGGCTCTACATGATCATGGCCCTCATGGCTGCTTTGCTGATGCGCTTGCGGTGTTTTCTCCTGCGGCGGGGCGAAGCGGGTCTGAACGGCGCCTGGCGGGCCAGAGGCGAGGCGGGAGCCACGGTCGAGAACGCTGAAGGAGAAGAGTCGGAGATTcagaaaattaataaaacatccGTATTTTCCAAGGCACAGTTGTACCCGTGTCTTTTGCTACAGCCTTCGAATCAACAGGAACTTGAATAGAAATAGAAAGTTTCTCACATTGTCACATTCCTCTAAATGTTGACATAAATTATTTAAAGACCATCGACCTTTCAGGCATTGAGGCGACGGTGACCCTGTAACATTTAATGCGCCGCTGAGAGCACAGAAGGGTACTGAGTAAACGTCATGAATGAAACCTGCAGCCCGACAGACGTCACAGAACGTTCTGGTTCTGGGTAGTATTGACAGCAAAAACCAAACATACAAATCCATTTTCTTTGAGAAGATCAGACCAGATAATAGGAATGGAAACTTGAAATGTACTGTTTTATTTACTGATAAAAAAGAGAGTGAAGCATGAACCCGGGTGTGAAGCTCTGACTGCAACCTTGAAATGCTCTGCATGACCTTGAAGCCGCCGGCTGCGTTCAGATTTGAGAGGATTTATATCTTCATGCTAATTGATGATAAGGACTGTGATTAAAATTGCAGGTCGGCTCCGCTGCCGGCGTGAACTCAGCGTTCCCAGCCTGACGTCGGCGGTTGGGGCGCGGCGCCTCTCCAAGCCGCTGCTCTTTGTTGATTGTGTTCCTGATTACTGTATTTTCATTCTTCTGTGCAGGTGGCAGCTGGAGGCATTGTGTTTCTGGATGGACATGCAGCCATTCCATTTTTCTCTGCACAATATATTGAAACTGTTTCCTCAAATCTGACATGCTCATTTATTTCATTCGGAGGCGGCCCCTCTGCATATTTTCTTTGCCGTTTCCAGGTTGTGAATGCAACGATTAAAGGCTGATTCATATTACACACGGTGGGACTGAAGCCTTTAAGCTTcagcgctggggggggggggggcgagtgCCTGATCTGTTGGACCGCTGGGGCTCTCATTCAGATCAATAGATTAAGGCTAATTATCTCATGATATTGAAGAAGTTGCTCATTTTACCCTCCCATTTTATTAACCACTCAACATATCAAACAAATAAACCACCAACAGCCGATAAACGCCCTTCTTAACTAGATCTTGcttgtttatattttcattttggttATTTTAGGTACTGAAGCATGCAGGACTCGATCCTAAAATATCCCTCTCCGGAAGCGAAACCATTAGACCGGTGGAGCACCGCAGCTCATACAATAACACAGCTTCTGATTTGCATCTGTCGTCCATCAACAGGCTCTTTCTGGCTCGTAGGGACCCGGCGTGTTCTTCCTGTGCTGAGTGGGATTTCTCCGGGTCCTTCAGTTTGCTCTGGCGGTCCAAACAGTCCTCTGAGCGAGAGAAAGTAAAGGCCTTGCCTGCATCTTGTTGCATATCAAGATAAACCATGTCCACCCATTCTCCTCACTACTGACACAAGATGTTTCCAATGAAACAACAGATGAAGCCTTGATTTGCtgcacagttttcatttttgtgacGACTCTGAAGACACGTTTCCACTTTAAAGAAGGACCTACGATCTCCAAGTTTAATCTCTTTGTGTCAGACCTCTTCAGTCTATTAACTGCTGCTTCTACTGGCCAATGAGGCCGTTCAGTccgaggtttgcatgttctccctgtgctgctGACTGCTGTGTCCAGGGTGAAAacggagggatggatggacattCTGGAACAGATCTAAATAAGTTTCATGTAAATCTGGACAGACCTTCACCAGATCATCATAGAATCAGTGTCTGAGAAACTTGAAACGAGATACTTGAAATCCAAACCTCTGAACTGGGATTAATTTCTAACTATAAATGGTAACAAACGAAAACCGCCATGAGATGTTACACAGGAAACATTGACcctaataaaacacacacacacacacacacacacacacagctgatgttCTTGGGCCTACCTGTTTTGAATGTGGTGGGCTTTGGTCTCtgctgaggatgatgaggatgaagagtcTGTACATCCGGCTCCTTCTGTACCATCTCCAGaagtttcttcctcctctcctcctccgttaAACCACCGTCCTCACTCGTTGCTTTAGAGTCTTTCTCCGCCTCTCGAGCGGTCGGCTCCGCCCCCCGAACTGCCGGCTCCGCCCCGGCCGTGTCGCCGCTGTGGGCGGAGCCGCCGTCCTCCCGCtcggcccctcccctctgcctGACGGCGGCGGTCTGGGTCTGTCTGTAGCGCGTGACCTCTGAGTATGTGGGGCTGGTCACTGAGTCTTTGAGGACGGTGGTCAGGGGTTGGGTGGGGGTTTGTCCTGCGGGTGGGGGCTGCGTTGGGGGGAGCGGCGGGGAGGCGGCGTCCGACTGAGGGGCGTGGAGCCGATACTGCGTCCTCAGCTCTCGGTCCTCGGCTCCCGCTGGACGGTGTGGCTGCTGCCGCTGGTCTCCGTCGCCGTTGGAGGCGTGGCTCTCCTCCCGGCTGCCGTCGTAGCCGCTGCCGTGCCCCACCGGCTGCGCGCCTCCCAGGACGCCGTGCGCCGCCCCCAGCAGGCCGGTGACCCGCGGCTGCGTCCAGCGCACCAGCTGGGTGTAGCCGCCCTGCTGCCACTGCCTCGCCGCCGGCTCGCGCTCCTCGGCCCGGTAGTGCTGCTGGTTGTGCTTCAGGTCGTCGTGGCGGTGGAGGTCGGCCTTGGAGGTCTGAGTCCTGGCGGAGGCCGGGAGGCGGGGCCGGGGCGGgtgggcgggcgggggggggcagctgcagtgggggagggggcggagcgGGGTTGGAGGAGCGGGGAACCGCAGccgtggaggaggaagacgaggaggaggaggaggaggaggaggggggctggcACCGGCAGCTGACGTGGTCCTCCACGGAGATGATGGCCTTGTCGTAATGCGCCTGCTTGTTCACGTACTGAATCTTTATCACCTGGAAGCAGAGACGCAGAGACATCCCAACATcaggaaacagaaatgtgaaGCTGAGTCTCAGAAAGCGTCAGCGCCGACGCTGAAACGCTGGAATACCTGCAGGTATCTGCTGGCCGTGACGGTCGGGACGCACTGCAGCAGCCGCGTGTTGCAGCAGCCCGAGCAGCGCTGCACCTCCACGCACGGCGGCCACAGCAGGAAGTTGGCGTTGCGGCGGTCCAGCATGGACCtcgtcacctccatcacctccgtCCGGACCTTGCAGGCCGCCTGCTGAGCCGGCTGCGCCTCCACtgtcaggagaggagaggcggaCGGCGGTCAGATCGACGCCAACGCAGACAGAGCGCGACACGAACGGAAGAACGGGCGAAACCTACCAAGACTGCGAACGTAGCGACCCCGGGTGTGGTTCGTGACCATGTCatgctcgtcctcctcgtcttctAGAAGTCAGAATTATCAGAGTCAACACACTGTTGAAGAAAGTCTTTTACAAGAAACccacagctggaaaacacgcCAGCCTCAGTTTTTAGCCGAGCTCATTGTTCACTGCACAAAggaagccatttttttttcccccttctcgCTAAAACAATTAGGCTATTTTCTGCCGCGATTTGTCTGGCCGCTGTCAGGAACACTGCTGGGGAGACATGAGCTGTTAAATATAGCGAGTGCCTGGatctgtgagcgtgtgtgtttgcactctCACATGTCGTCATTTCATGCTGCAGCCCCTCCGTCCTAATTATATCCCCGGTGCAGATAGCTCATGgtcactgcgtgtgtgtgtgtcagtgtgtgtgtgtgtgcgtgcatgcacacacagtgttATTTGGTGCCTGATAGTTCTAATTAACTGCCTGCTGCAAAACCTTATAGTCCTCAATCGCTGCTTTCTTATCCTATGGCTGCATTTATCTGTGTGAAACTGCTTGCTGGGACTGATTTCTTTACTCCCCCTCGACGTGTTCAAATGCTCGTTCCTCTAAAGAAAAAAGCAGTGGGCCAAAAAAGATTAGCTGGGTGGTAATAATTCAAACCTCGGTGCAATTCATCGTTTTTGAGAAGAGGAGACTTGAACCGGGTTCAATATATTCAAATGAATCTTAAATTTATGACTGATTGGCTCAAAAATGTAATATATTCACAGAATACATCTGGACAGATATAACATTCAGTTATTCACTCATGTTTTTTAACCAAATCCAAATATTTGGAGGCACTTTTCAAAAGCAGGCAAAAGAAATCTTTCCACTTGAATCACTCGGCTTGTGACCGATATGACCgatatttttccaaacttgtGTGATTATTATGAATATTAAGTATTTTAAATGCATGTCTAGCACCACTGGAAACTttgcttttagttttttttctcaaactcaGGCATTCCGACCACCTTAATTGTTAATTAGCTTCCCTCCAAAATTTGCCAAATCAGACCTGAGAACCCTCTGAAAAACCCTGAAGTGTGTTTTAGAATTATGTTGGGAAACAGGCACCTCGTGCTGAATGACATCAAaatgttactgctgctgtgagACAACacccagaaaaagaaaatggagggGAAACCCTCAATAAATCCACATTCAGGTGAATTAAAAGCTGTTGTTTGCATGCAGCATTAAGTCAttaaactgtgtgaaaacattGAATAATGCCATAATAATGGTGTGTTTCTACATTTTCATACATATTATATTGAAGTTATGGTGAAAAATACAATGCAAAAACACCCTGAAGGTAAAATTCCCATCAGGCTTCTGCACAGTAATGCTTGTttgatgatgtttttgtttgtgattcCACAACTTAAAGTTGGACAGTTTAAATGAATCTGGAGTTTGCTGGTGCTATATAACAAATTAAAGCCACTCTCATATGTATTTACAACCAGGAGTGTATAAGACATGAAGTCGTACATTGCTTCCACATAAGATTGCATTGAATAGGTCAGC
The nucleotide sequence above comes from Salarias fasciatus chromosome 6, fSalaFa1.1, whole genome shotgun sequence. Encoded proteins:
- the pdgfba gene encoding platelet-derived growth factor beta polypeptide a yields the protein MRSWVLLLLLAALLAARLRIGSAEGDPLPPALVDLVRNSPISSVEDLKLLLQQETNAVEDEEDEHDMVTNHTRGRYVRSLVEAQPAQQAACKVRTEVMEVTRSMLDRRNANFLLWPPCVEVQRCSGCCNTRLLQCVPTVTASRYLQVIKIQYVNKQAHYDKAIISVEDHVSCRCQLRFPAPPTPLRPLPHCSCPPPPAHPPRPRLPASARTQTSKADLHRHDDLKHNQQHYRAEEREPAARQWQQGGYTQLVRWTQPRVTGLLGAAHGVLGGAQPVGHGSGYDGSREESHASNGDGDQRQQPHRPAGAEDRELRTQYRLHAPQSDAASPPLPPTQPPPAGQTPTQPLTTVLKDSVTSPTYSEVTRYRQTQTAAVRQRGGAEREDGGSAHSGDTAGAEPAVRGAEPTAREAEKDSKATSEDGGLTEEERRKKLLEMVQKEPDVQTLHPHHPQQRPKPTTFKTAFSTVAPASPLARQAPFRPASPRRRRKHRKRISKAAMRAMIM